From the genome of Ascaphus truei isolate aAscTru1 chromosome 15, aAscTru1.hap1, whole genome shotgun sequence:
ttaaagcagcatgcattggctaaggtttgctcatgtaatgtgagcatgagataaaaggtggcactgtgtgctcatttgcatgtcatttcccagaatcccttgctgcagtggaagtgctgtttgctgggtgataatggtgaaagacagagttgcagacctgtctaagacatgcaaatgaatatacaggaatatttacagttgctatatatatatatatatatatatatatatatatatatatatatatatatatatatatatatatatatatatatatatatatatatatatatatatatatatatatatatatatatatatatatatatatatatatatatatatatatatatatacacacacattgttctAGTATTGCACTACCTTGTAGCAGCAAGACCTGGCGTTGATGGGTTATTTATTAAAGCTGTTGCAAAAAGTGTCCGAAAATCCCATAGGTAACAGCAggcttttttttatttgctaaacCCACGGGCTGATTCATTGTTCTGGTTTCGCTGCCAGGTTTGATATCCCTAAGTGTTATTGAGATATTTGGGCAGTGctttataaaagtactggtaaaCTGCCGGACTTGAATTCATGTTAAACTTAGTAAACATCGGGCTTAGAATATTTTGTAAGGGGATttatgttttggttctaaaatgttttggtttttccgggaattcttttttttttaatttatttttaagcaTGGAAAATATTCACAATTTGACACCCTGCGAGTGTTCAttggcattacccagaatcccttgctgcagtggaagcacgctATGCTAAGCGATCATGGGGGGTGGGTTGCAGACAtatctgagacgtgtgaatgtgctcacacgtggaaTTTTTACTTGGGGGAAAGATTGGAAACCACTTGGGTTATTGGAAGCCTGTCGCTGCCAGTGCCGTGCCTGGTCTCTGGTAACTGCATAGCATCGCGTTTCTTCTTCTGTAGTAGTAATAAAGCTGTCGCCGTGTTTCCGTTCGCAGATCACCTCGTCCGTGTCCGTGTTAAATGTAGATATCAGAGGGAAGAAAATCGCCAACATAACCGACGTCTGCGACTCCATGAAACAGCAGCTGCTGGTTCTGGTGGAATGGGCCAAGTACATCCCAGCCTTCTGTGAGCTTCCGCTGGACGACCAGGTGCGTTACCCGAAACGATACTAACTGGACACAGTACTTCGGGATTTCTGGGAATTCGACGAGGATTTAAAACGGACAATACAGGATAAGACGGAATTGCTCCTGAAACTCGGTTAACGATTCGTACGTCTTAGGTTCGACATCAAAGGTTAAGGAAGACACAAAGTTTAACGATTACACAGATCAAACGCGCGTTCTGAGAACCAGCGAGGGACACGGTTTAATTATTAGACATCCGAGAATGACACGTTTGAGTCTCATCCGAATTTCGGTTCACTATTTATTCACAATGAATCACAAATCTAAAATTGGTTAAAGGGACCGTCCCCCCTAGGAACAACgggaactaattccagtgacatgtttaaggggcctCACCTGGGGAACTTATacctttttttacccaaatctgacacataAGTATTTGTGATGTATTTATTAGTGAGACCTGGGAGGGGATTAatgtcctctggctgctcccatcgtcgaaagactgagccactgattgagccacctgtgctgaagcagggatatccatcaaACCTgccctgatggtggcccttgaggactagagttgcccacccctgctgtagagcctgaaatatggggggagagagagaccgctgcacaaaaagcagcacacctgagatacctgcgaAATATGCAAatgtggatatgcaaagtatatttacatAAGTGAAATTAGCATATCCGCCAGGTGTGTCCCAGGTGTGTCTCCTTTATGTGCAAAGGCCTCTCTCTCCTTAACCCGAGTCCTGTTATGTGAAGCAAACACAATGCAGTGCTAACTGCACACGGCGTTACGCCTATGCTAATGACATCACTAACGGCCTTCCTTCTTTGCATACAAATTAGCtcgttatgagccctgatttaacagagtttAGTAGATATGAGCCTAAATGAGATTGAGGATGACCACACTTTTGTGGGTGGGCCGGACTATGTCTTATCACAGCCAACGTCCCGGCTCGTGTgtaatctatataaatatatatggtttGTGTCCTGTTTATAGTATTAATCCCAGTCTCCTCCTTTAGGTGGCTTTGCTACGGGCGCACGCTGGGGAACACCTACTTCTGGGTGTGGCAAAGCGCTCGCTGATTTACAAAGACATTCTGCTCCTCGGTGAGATAAGTTTGGGTCATTCTGCCATTTTCTGTAACAAACAAGTGTTTCCTGAAACGCGCAATCCACGGTCACTTATCGCAATCATCGCAATTCACGGTCACTTATCGCAAGCATCGCAATCCACGGTCACTTATCGCAATCCCCGGTCACTATCTCTGCGTTGATTCCTCGTCATTGGTTTCCCCCTTTTTGCGCCTATGTAATCTATTTTGATATGCTATTATACTAAGGCGGTTCTGTCAATTgtttagtgtatacagtagggccccgcttctctgcgccccgcttttcggcgccccgcttctcggcgatctgccgatacggcggtaccgagaagggggccgccatgtcagCGCATGTGCTGAACGGGGACgtccgaggttgcgcatgcgcataatggaggtcgcgcatgcgcagaagggggaattgcaggtctgcgcatgcgcagacgccgAGAATCGTTGATTCCGCTTtctggcgattttcgctttgcagcggggcaatagaacggaacccgccgcatgggCGGGGCCCGCCTGTACATACAGGGCAGTCATTTTGGTTATACATatatgaaggagcggctcagtgagtaaagacactgactggcacgtgggagcctggttcaattcccggtgtcggctccttgtgacctcgggcaagtcactttatctccctgtgcctcaggcaccaaaaacatagattgtaagctctgcggggcagggactgtgcctgcaaaatgtctctgtaaagcgctacgtacagctagtagcactatacaagaacatgctattattattattatttctatatGGCCCTAAAATGTTTGTGTTAAGTAGAATTCTATCTAAGACATTGATAATGTTTTTGAGCTATATTTTTGCATCTTTATACCCAGTCGGGCCGCTGCAGCCTTCGATTCGGCGATTCTTCTGTCTCGTCAAACACTTTTTTTAATGGTATTTAATATCCCCAACAGGAAATGACCGTGTCGTTCCGAGAAACTGCCCAGAACTGGAAGTGGGTCGAGTGGCAATAAGAATACTAGATGAACTTGTTCTTCCCTTCCAAGAGCTTCAAATCGACGACAATGAATTTGCGTGCTtgaaagcaataatattttttgACCCAGGTATGTGAAACCCCCCAAAGTATGTAACGGGGGGtccctactgtatgtatcaaggcaGAGAGGGGCAATTCTGAATCCTCTCTATCAAACTACTGCACTGGAAGCCATAGGATTGttttctttgactgagccactgattgagccacttgtgctgaagcagggatatcctgaaaaccaacCCCCCCTGATATAGTGTAACCCTGTACGCCTGACGTCTATTAAATGTTGCCCCTTTCTCCAATGTTAAGATGCCAAAGGATTAAGTGATCCCACCAAGATCAAGAGGATGAGATACCAGGTGCAGGTCAGCCTGGAAGATTACATCAACGACCGGCAGTACGACTCCCGAGGGAGGTTTGGggagctgctgctcctgctgcccaccctgcagagcatcacctGGCAGATGATCGAGCAGATACAGTTTGTCAAACTCTTCGGCATGGCCAAGATCGACAACTTGCTTCAAGAGATGCTGctgggaggtgagtgtagcagcCGGTCCCCCGCGGGAATAATAGTATATATAGTATTTCCGTATATAACACTGGCAGTGTACGCAGAGCTGTACATAGACTATATAtaaacagttgtatttgcatatttgctttcctgtggagggtttttgtcactttttttactcaccataacttaactcagtattatggtttagcctatcccatagcctctcttgcatacccagttaaaatcaaccccacactgatgagacccatcaaggtcgaaacagctgtctgtgggtggttttctgggtatgcaccttaaccctggctgtgctcaaagctgtgaccatgcagcaagcttaagcctatagggaaccatgttaaaaatggtttttgaggcaaaaagtgacactgtgtgctcatttgcatgtcatttcccagaatcccttgctgcagtggaagtgctgtatgctgggtgatgatggggaaaggcggggttgcagacctgcctaagacatgcagatgagcatacagttgtatttgcagatatatatatatatatatatatatataacggggtCCCGTGCTCTTGGGGGGCCACTCACTCGCAGAGTTTTCcacgactgcgcatgcgcggccggcAAGCTCCGATTGCACATGCGCAAGAGCAGCCGTCAAACGCCTATCGCGCGTGCGCAGTCAACACTTGCCGATTTGCGCAGGAGCAGCTGGCAAAATTTTGCCTGGGGGCCCGCGCATATCCCGCTGCGCCACTGGTGTGTGCGTAGGTATTTATAAATGTGAGTGCGTGTATTTAGAGTTACACATAACttggtgagtgtgggtgtgtgtgtgtgtggtatatttACATTTACACATAGGTGAGTAGTGTGtaaatgtattaatatatttGTGCGTGTGGTACATTTACACATGTATGGGGTTTACTTAAAATTACACATAAGTgagtgtgtatacagtgtgtatatatatatatatatatattagataggtagatagatatgAGTGTGCATGTGGTATATTTACACTAGTGCGAGGatggacagactgacacacgtgTGCGAGGGTGGATAGACGAACGGACGGACAGACGCGTGTGTACATAGCTTTATCTTTGATTTTTTTATTGTATGACAAAATGCATTTAACTCGATATCATAGGATCCGCAAATGAAGCCCCCCACGCTCACcaccccctgcaccctcacctggTCCAGGAACATCTAGGAACCAACGTTATTGTAGCCAACACTTTGCCGACTCAGCACCACAACGGACAAATGTGTAAGTATATGGCGATTACGCCTCAAAAACCGAATGTCTGTTCGATCGCTTCTAATCACAGCCCCGTGTGATATCATCAAGTATCTATTTAATCCTGGGGGTGTTACTGGCTCTATAACTAGGGGACCCCCTATGTGTGGTTTAAGGTGTTCACAATGCCGGCCAGTAAAGGGGTGCAGAACGTTTGTGCCAAATATGAGATATTCAGCGGAAAAAAACATGTGCCCAAAATGTCCCCGTCTTAATCTCGATGGGTGCCCCGAGAGATGAGTGCCCCGAGAGATGAGTGCCCCGAGAGATGAGAGCCCCGAGAGATGAGGGCCCCGAGAGATGAGGGCCCCGAGAGATGAGAGCCCTAGAGATGAGAGCCCCGAGAGATGAGAGCCCCGAGAGATGAGTGCCCCGAGAGATGAGAGCCCCGAGAGATGAGAGCCCCGAGAGATGAGAGCCCCGAGAGATGAGATCCCCGAGAGATGAGAGCCCCGAGAGATGAGTGCCCCGAGAGATGAGTGCCCCGAGAGATGAGTGCCCCGAGAGATGAGTGCCCCGAGAGATGAGAGCCCCGAGAGATGAGAGCCCCGAGAGATGAGGGCCCCGAGAGATGAGGGCCCCGAGAGATGAGGGCCCCGAGAGATGAGGGCCCCGAGAGATGAGGGCCCCGAGAGATGAGGGCCCCGAGAGATGAGGGCCCCGAGAGATGAGGGCCCCGAGAGATGAGAGCCCCGAGAGATGAGAGCCCCAAGAGATAAGGAAATGCTCAGAGACTGTGTTTGCATGTTTGGCAGACCCAAAACACGTTAGGGTGAGCAAAAAAGTGACAGAAAACCCTCCACCCTACAGTGTGTGGCAAATAAATCCCACGCGTGAGCACGTTCACCCGTCTCACACaggcctgcctttccccattatctcttggcatacactgcttccactgcagccgggggttctgggtaatgacatgcaaatgagctctcaCGTTTAGCAGTAATCCATTCACCCACAGTAACGTGTTATATAGGGTTAATTGCGCAGACAAGTGGGCGTATCAATCTTAACACCTGCGAAGTGAATACAGGACGCGCTGACTCACCGCCGCGCAGCGTCTTACGTGTGAGCTAAACCTTACCAGCGATTGGCTCTCAGGTAGCGTCCTGTGGGTGTCCATTTTAAATATCCCCAGACATGATTCCCGGTCGATGCTTCCTCTTTTTAATTAGCCATTTGCTTTTGGTTCGCAGCCACGCCGGAGACCCCTCAGCCTTCCCCGCCGGCGGGCTCTGGAACCGAGCAATACAAGATGGTGCACGGAGCCATCACTGCTGTATCTAAACAACCGACATCGATTCCTCAACCAGCCATCACCAAACAAGAAGCCATCTAGAGAGCCCGGGATCGCGGGGAACCAAGACGCTGATGGACGCGCCAAAGATACTGTAACTTGCATGGTTCTGcacggtgttacctctctggacacagtgacctgaccggcttggggggggggggggcatctgtCCTGTGTATGGGTTTCTACATCACGAGGGAGGATACTTTAGGAATATACTCGGTCATCTACGTCATCAAGGGGGTTGGACAGGatatttaaatgtattataatgccAAAGGAGTAAGGGCCACCACATTTACTAAGCATCGCTATTCTATCATCTTGGAAGGTGTCTTGCTGCACCCATAGGTATCTGACGGAGTAGCACCACTTACACAACATGGGCCATAAGATGTCATGTTTATAGCTCCAGAGGTTTTTAGTTTCTGTGTAATCCTTGTTAGGGTAAAgacttatattatatattaagattTATATGATGCTGTAACCTGACCTGTATAGTTTCTCGAGCTGCCAATATTTCCAGCACGTTACTCCTGACATTACCTTCCAATGTATTAAAGGCCCAATTCCACTCAgccaactaaaaaaaaaaaaatcagtgtgtTTCGATATTGCCTTTATGTTCCCGTGACGGAGAAAGCAGGGCTGTTGCTTGGGGGCTGGGCAGCCTGCTCCATccttattggctgctgctgggtaatgcagcgaatcaggaggagtcaggagggtggaggtgggatcaaggagaggaggaaacagcatggagaggtgtGGGTGTCGAGCTCGTCGTACCTTTCAccaatgtgtccagtatttttggagaagacgCCTGGCACCCCTATTTACATTTCAAGGGGACTATATTTTTGTGGGACCTCTTAAATGAGGGGAATTTTCTAAGAAAGACTGCAGGGTTCGTCCCAGATCACCGCACTGTTGGAATAACAGCAGCGTGTTCTCCCCACGGGAGTTTGCTATACATTGGGGGTCATCCACTAAACTGCGATGGTGTCGATCGGGGGCACTTTCGTactgaaactcccattgaagtcaatgggatttGGCATGCACTTGTGAAGGAGTGgccaaggatatccctgcttcagcacaggtggctcagtcattgccaggttttcaggatatccctgcttcaggacaggtggctaaatcagtccctgcttcagcgagaggcggctcaatcagaggctcagtctttgactgagcctctgattgtcacctgtgctgaagcagggatatccttaaaacctgacctgttggtggccctttagacctggagttgcccccccccccctgcaatttTCGtagttcaatttaaaaaaaaaaacattgtctaTTTCATTCAAATCGTCATTGTgctaaaactaaaaaaaaatctttaaatattaaaccattttttttaaaacaaaggaCGAGTTTACATGTTTCTATATGtttctatgtgtatatacatagtgtacatgtttctatatgtgtatatacatagtgtacatgtttctatatgtgtatatacatagtgtacatgtttctatatgtgtatatacatagtgtacatgtttctatatgttcctatgtgtatatacatagtgtacatgtttctatatgtgtatatacatagtgTACATAGTGtttctatgtgtatatacatagtgtacatgtttctatatgtgtatatacatagtgtacatgtttctatatgtgtatatacatagtgtacatgtttctatatgtgtatatacatagtgtacatgtttctatatgtgtatatacatagtgtacatgtttctatatgtttctatgtgtatatacatagtgtacatgtttctatatgtgtatatacatagtgTACATAGTGtttctatgtgtatatacatagtgtacatgtttctatatgtgtatatacatagtgtacatgtttctatatgtgtatatacatagtgtacatgtttctatatgtgtatatacatagtgtacatgtttctatatgtgtatatacatagtgTACATGTTTCTAGATGTGTATATACATAgtgtacatgtttctatatgtgtatatacatagtgtacatgtttctatatgtgtatatacatagtgTACATGTCTTGCTACATTGTACTGCGCTTCAACGCCTTTGTGAGTATTAATGGCCCCAAAGGGAATTAGTTGCACAGCGCTGCCTGAACGTGTCACACATCGGGGCTTTGATATAACGTATGTTCTCAGGCGACACCAAAGTGCAGGGAAATTGCAACTAAAAGACAGAAAAATACATGTATTGTCCACTGTGACACCTTGTTTCCGGTTACATTATGACTTAGCGCAGGGGCGCCCATCtccaaggccaccaacaggtcaggtgtttcaggatacccctgctcaatcagccgttgactgagccacctgtgctgaagcagggatatcctgaaacacctgacctgttggtggcccttaaggactggagatggccgccCCTGACGTAGTAACTCCTTCCTTGGGCACCCAAAGGCACAACTCCCTGCAAAGCCATGCTTCTCTTCCCCTTCTTGGAGCGCGGGGGCTCACAGATGTGTGTATAACATCAGAGTTATCCAACTGGCGCCCGAAGGTTAAGCATCCCCCTGGGGGGCGTTGGTGTGACCCTCGGGCGCGCTGCTCCTGCCAATTTCATACTCGTTGCTTAGACCAGGGGGTGCTCAGCtgcagctcaggttttcaggatatccctgcttcagcataggtagcccaatcagtcccagcttgaGCGCAGGTGGCTCGATGAGAGACTCcgtcgactgagcctctgattgggccacctgcgctgaagctgggatatcctgaaaacctgaccagttaggGGGTCTTGCAAGTTAAGGtaatgtcaatatatatatatatatggtacagatgttatatatatatatatatatatatagtacagatgttatatatatatatggtacagatgttatataCATTGGCAAAATGTTGGCGTATAATAATTTGAAACTCTTTAAATGTGTCTAAAATGAGATTGCAATAAAATGGTGGTCCTTCTCTGACCGGGTCCTTCTCCGACCTGGCCCTTCTCCGACCTGGTCCTTCTCCGACCTGGTCCTTCTCCGACCTGGTCCTTCTCCGACCTGCTCCTTCTCCGACCTGCTCCTTCTCCGACCTGCTCCTTCTCCGACCTGCTCCTTCTCTGACCTGCTCCTTCTCCGACCTGCTCCTTCTCCGACCTGGTCCTTCTCCGACCTGGTCCTTCTCCGACCTGGTCCTTCTCCGACCTGGTCCTCCTGGTCCTTCTCTGACCTGGTCCTTCTCTGACCTGGTCCTTCTCCGACCTGGTCCTTCTCCGACCTGGTCCTTCTCCGACCTGGTCCTCCTGGTCCTTCTCTGACCTGGTCCTTCTCTGACCTGGTCCTTCTCTGACCTGGTCCTTCTCCGACCTGGTCCTTCTCCGACCTGGTCCTTCGGAGAACTGGGTGGAGATTTCTGGTTTTACGTTCTTTCACTGTCTTAAAAAAATAAGTAGGAATTGAGATAGTCATCTCAGAaacataataaaatgtatatttctgTAAGCCGCTGTTATTAAACAGGATGTCACTGCCATGATCATAATGCCTTATAACGTGTAAATACAAAATGGAATATCTTCCAGTAATTTATTTTTCCAATGAATACACTTAAATTATTTTGTACATTATACTGATTGTTTCAAATgaacaatgaaaataaataaataataattaaagcaTTTTGTAAGAAAATATTTCAAATATTCTTGCGTGTCTCACCTTTCCAGTTCTATGTTTCCGGTTGTGTTGTTAAAGGCCAAATTGCTGTACATTTTGTGTGTTGTTTTGGTAGAAACTGCCTCTGAATGGAAAATAATATTTCCCGCCTTggttataaagaaataaatacaatgtTTTATAACGCCCCGCGTCTGTGCTTTTGtagctagacacacacacacggtgttgaCTCATTATGGAACGGTTAGCAGATACATAGAAGCATCTTTATTAAAGGGACATGCTCAttgaaataatatatttatttacaataaTGTACATTGGgattcctgtttttccttgtctgtagagggggaagggagagaggtgggggtggggggagagcggtgATGGTTGgggttagagggggtgggggtgcagggagagCGGTGATGGTTGGGGTTAGAGGTGGTGGGGGTTGTGGGGAGAGTTTTGcaaagtacaggtagtcctcgttatccaacgtttccctTTACAACGTATGGCGTACCCAACGCTTTACAACGCAACCCTACGGGCtgtttttcgatgccggaatgcgCTATCCAGCGCTCACCGCcgcggattaacatgggactcactttacaccggtttcactatccagcgctactccagaacgggttccgttggataaccgaggaccgccagTACCCTGTTACATATATCCCCTGAAACACTCCTCCTTATACATGTAACACCCCTCTAGTATACATGCTGTCCCCTGGTGGTATAAGGGGATAACCTGCTCTGCATACCACTGAGTATTGATGGACATTACTCTCCCCGCGGGGCCCACGGCTGAGAGCAGAAGAAAGGAATAAGCCGATGGGACCCTGAGGAGCTGGGATGTCCTGGCAATGGGAGTGGGGAGATACAGAGGCGGGGAGGCATGAGCTGAGGAGGAGGcgcgtgtgggagagagaggtctgtCCCGAGGAGCTGGGATGTCCTGGCGATGGGAGTGGGGAGATACAGaggcggggaggaggaggagacgcgtgtaggagagagaggatcTGTCCCGAGGAGCTGGGATGTCCTGGCGATGGGAGTGGGGAGATACAGAGGCGGGGAAGCATGAGCTGAGGAGGAGGcgcatgtgggagagagaggatctGTCCTGAGGAGCCAGGTAGACAAGACAGCGAAGTCGCAGGGTCTGAAAGACCAGCAGGGGGCAGCGATAGAGAGGACCTGTGAAAGCTGTGGGTCATAAAGGCCAGAAAGCAGCTGGGAGATCGCTCCTACAAACATACCAGTGTCCTTTCTAACTGCCCCGTGCacgacccccaccccctcttgtaATGTAACAGGCCTGCAACCATTTGAACTACATAACACTACACAAGCTCCAACGCTGTGCAGGCACCAACAGGGGCTCTTAATTATTACACGGGCACCAGGACTGAATACCTGACTCTGGGACATCTGCGCAGTGAggtttattattaattatactgTACGTATATTGCCTACGTGCTGCCTGTGGTCTCCTGCCTGTGCAGGCCACTGCATGTGATTCCTGTGATCCCTGCCTATAAAGTACTATTATTTATAAGCTGCGTGTCCCGCTGCGCAGTCTGATCCTGCCGGGTGCACTGCAGGCTGAATATTCTCTCAggtacggggggtggggggggctcagGCCACCCCTCAACCCGCCGCCCTAGTATATACATATTCATACATATAGGGAAATAAAGAAgggttacacacacagcacttccactgcagctagggattctgggtaatgacatgcaaatgagcacagcgtTACCTTTTgcgtcttatccattttaacatgggacccctatacGTTTACGCCTCccgcagcttttcagcacagcctgggttacagaagtgcagagccagtaaccctatgCAGATAAAGAAAGATCCCAAGATTAGGTATTCATGAGTCATTTAACTGAGGGTGAGGTTGTATTTTGCCGAGTCTTTAAAGGAAGTTATGAGTgggtttatatattgaggcaaaaacATAAACGTCATTTGCTAGGAGTATTTTTACTCCGTCGTAAAACcgtcaacctagcagctgatttacgacggGCGGTGGGTGTATGAATTTTCATCtttctacgccagtgacctctgACCTCTGACATCTGGTAATGTAATgtatatcctgttattttaagaaactgttctgcatttactgtaattgtatgttcttgtaattatctttttctgtaatctgaagcactgtatttgtatatatattaaaacattctttaagtaatgttttggggctctgaatgaactgttgcactcAGGAGAGAGTAATTACATCttcagacacattttgccacaaccaatttttgtgtgttaagtgcatagttttttttctataataaacagagacctgagaccctggcagatatatattaatttacatattGTGCATAGTTTCTCAGGGGGTGGcagcgtatagatatgattgtaattgagtaaggggtaaatattaactcattgacaGTACCTTtttgcaggagaaaggtgagttggctagagtagccatgtgtattagcCACGGTTGGATATATATCTAAGTTAtgtgcccacttgtgtgctgtctgtgacaggtggta
Proteins encoded in this window:
- the HNF4A gene encoding hepatocyte nuclear factor 4-alpha isoform X2: MDTAYDTSPSEVTNLSASNSIGINSLCAICGDRATGKHYGASSCDGCKGFFRRSVRKNHMYSCRFNRQCVVDKDKRNQCRYCRLKKCFRAGMKKEAVQNERDRISTRRSSYEDSSLPSINVLIQAEVLAQQITSSVSVLNVDIRGKKIANITDVCDSMKQQLLVLVEWAKYIPAFCELPLDDQVALLRAHAGEHLLLGVAKRSLIYKDILLLGNDRVVPRNCPELEVGRVAIRILDELVLPFQELQIDDNEFACLKAIIFFDPDAKGLSDPTKIKRMRYQVQVSLEDYINDRQYDSRGRFGELLLLLPTLQSITWQMIEQIQFVKLFGMAKIDNLLQEMLLGGSANEAPHAHHPLHPHLVQEHLGTNVIVANTLPTQHHNGQMSTPETPQPSPPAGSGTEQYKMVHGAITAVSKQPTSIPQPAITKQEAI
- the HNF4A gene encoding hepatocyte nuclear factor 4-alpha isoform X1, yielding MIMRLSKALIDMDMADYAEALDPAYTTLEFENMQVLSMGNDTSPSEVTNLSASNSIGINSLCAICGDRATGKHYGASSCDGCKGFFRRSVRKNHMYSCRFNRQCVVDKDKRNQCRYCRLKKCFRAGMKKEAVQNERDRISTRRSSYEDSSLPSINVLIQAEVLAQQITSSVSVLNVDIRGKKIANITDVCDSMKQQLLVLVEWAKYIPAFCELPLDDQVALLRAHAGEHLLLGVAKRSLIYKDILLLGNDRVVPRNCPELEVGRVAIRILDELVLPFQELQIDDNEFACLKAIIFFDPDAKGLSDPTKIKRMRYQVQVSLEDYINDRQYDSRGRFGELLLLLPTLQSITWQMIEQIQFVKLFGMAKIDNLLQEMLLGGSANEAPHAHHPLHPHLVQEHLGTNVIVANTLPTQHHNGQMSTPETPQPSPPAGSGTEQYKMVHGAITAVSKQPTSIPQPAITKQEAI